One genomic segment of Rivularia sp. PCC 7116 includes these proteins:
- the nusA gene encoding transcription termination factor NusA, which produces MSMLKLLGLKELIESISRERNLPRLAVQSAIREALLKGYERYRRAQNLDRKQFDEDYFENFEVELDIDDEGFRVVSTKTIVEEVINSDHQIALGDVQEIVDELGDDAAQLVGQEVVVDVTPDKKEFGRMAAMQTKQVLSQKLRDQQRQLIQEEFQDLEATVLQARVLRFERQSVIMAVTSGFGQPEVEAELPKREQLPNDNYRIGSTFRVYLKKVSRGQQRGPQLLVSRADAGLVVYLFANEVPEIEDEVVRIVAVAREANPPSSYVGPRTKIAVDTLDRDVDPVGACIGARGSRIQVVVNELRGEKIDVIRWSPDPATYIANALSPARVDDVRLMDPETRQTHVLVAEDQLSLAIGKEGQNVRLAARLTGWKIDIKDKAKYDFEAEDTKFAAARAQHAAELEELEELEELEAEKLAEDKLDLDNQPINSELPKTSLDENEEEFESENPIMY; this is translated from the coding sequence ATGTCAATGCTTAAACTACTTGGATTAAAAGAATTGATTGAAAGTATAAGTCGAGAGCGGAATTTACCGCGTCTCGCCGTGCAATCGGCAATTCGAGAAGCACTGCTTAAAGGCTACGAGCGCTATCGTCGCGCTCAAAATTTAGACCGCAAACAATTTGATGAAGATTACTTTGAAAATTTTGAAGTAGAACTTGATATTGATGACGAAGGATTTCGCGTTGTTTCTACTAAAACTATAGTTGAAGAAGTCATAAATTCCGACCATCAGATTGCCCTTGGGGACGTTCAAGAAATCGTAGACGAACTTGGTGATGATGCAGCGCAACTTGTAGGACAAGAAGTAGTTGTAGATGTAACCCCCGATAAAAAAGAATTTGGTCGCATGGCAGCGATGCAAACTAAACAAGTGCTATCGCAAAAACTGCGCGACCAGCAGCGACAATTAATTCAGGAAGAGTTTCAAGATTTAGAAGCAACAGTACTGCAAGCAAGAGTATTGCGGTTTGAAAGACAATCGGTGATTATGGCTGTGACCAGTGGGTTTGGTCAGCCAGAAGTAGAAGCAGAATTACCCAAACGCGAGCAACTGCCCAATGATAATTACCGTATTGGCTCCACTTTTAGAGTGTATCTGAAAAAGGTTTCTCGGGGTCAACAGCGAGGACCGCAATTGCTTGTTTCTAGAGCCGATGCCGGTTTAGTTGTGTATCTGTTTGCCAACGAAGTGCCGGAAATTGAAGACGAAGTAGTACGAATTGTTGCCGTTGCCCGCGAAGCCAATCCTCCTTCTTCTTACGTCGGACCTAGAACAAAAATAGCTGTAGATACTTTAGACCGCGACGTTGACCCAGTTGGTGCTTGTATTGGAGCCAGAGGTTCAAGAATTCAAGTAGTAGTCAACGAATTACGCGGTGAAAAAATAGACGTGATTCGTTGGTCACCAGATCCGGCTACCTATATTGCTAACGCTTTAAGTCCAGCACGGGTAGATGATGTGCGATTAATGGACCCAGAAACGAGACAAACTCATGTACTCGTAGCTGAGGACCAACTCAGTTTAGCAATAGGTAAAGAAGGACAAAACGTTCGTTTAGCTGCTAGACTTACTGGTTGGAAAATAGACATTAAGGATAAAGCGAAGTACGATTTTGAAGCAGAAGATACAAAATTTGCAGCAGCAAGGGCACAACACGCAGCAGAACTTGAAGAACTCGAAGAACTTGAAGAACTCGAAGCCGAAAAATTAGCAGAAGACAAGTTAGATTTAGATAATCAGCCAATTAATTCAGAATTACCAAAAACTTCATTAGATGAAAACGAGGAGGAATTTGAGTCCGAGAATCCAATTATGTATTAG
- a CDS encoding ATP-dependent Clp protease proteolytic subunit has translation MNFGIFDIFWIFLLLSSIQPIWQKRKMEYRRFNSIDQFQQKRKSRVILLIHRQESISFLGVPISRYITIEDSEKILRAIRLTPPDVPIDLILHTPGGLVLATEQIARALIRHQAKVTVFVPHYAMSGGTMLALAADEIVMDENAVLGPVDPQLGNYPAASIIKVVEDKPIGEVDDQTLIMADLSRKAINQVQRFVRTLLQDCIPKQKVKPENIENIVKALTSGQVTHDYPVTVEEATEMGLPITVGLPRTVYDLMELYPQPQGGRPSVQYIPMPYDDRRPLLPVPKGRPMEEPNG, from the coding sequence ATGAATTTTGGTATTTTCGATATATTTTGGATTTTTCTACTGCTTTCTTCCATACAACCGATTTGGCAAAAGCGTAAAATGGAGTATCGTCGCTTCAATAGTATCGATCAGTTTCAGCAAAAACGTAAAAGTCGGGTAATTCTACTCATTCATCGCCAAGAGTCTATCAGTTTCTTAGGAGTGCCAATTTCACGCTACATTACTATCGAAGATTCGGAAAAAATTCTTCGGGCAATTCGTTTGACTCCACCAGATGTTCCAATTGATTTAATTTTGCATACTCCTGGTGGTTTGGTTTTAGCAACCGAGCAAATAGCTAGAGCTTTAATTCGCCATCAAGCCAAGGTTACCGTTTTTGTACCCCATTATGCGATGAGTGGAGGTACAATGCTGGCTCTTGCAGCCGATGAGATTGTTATGGACGAAAACGCGGTTCTAGGGCCAGTAGATCCCCAACTTGGTAATTATCCAGCTGCAAGTATCATTAAAGTTGTTGAAGATAAACCTATCGGTGAAGTTGACGACCAAACCTTGATTATGGCTGATTTATCGCGCAAAGCCATCAACCAAGTACAGCGCTTCGTCAGGACTTTACTTCAAGATTGCATTCCCAAACAAAAAGTGAAACCGGAAAATATTGAAAACATTGTTAAGGCTTTGACAAGCGGACAAGTAACCCACGATTACCCAGTAACAGTAGAAGAAGCAACGGAAATGGGGCTGCCCATTACTGTTGGACTGCCCCGAACTGTCTACGACCTGATGGAGTTGTACCCGCAACCACAAGGTGGAAGACCTTCGGTGCAGTACATCCCAATGCCTTATGATGACCGTCGTCCCCTGCTTCCGGTTCCCAAAGGTAGACCGATGGAAGAGCCAAACGGTTAA
- the tnpA gene encoding IS200/IS605 family transposase, translating to MKPVTKQLASREYRHNNHSVGSATVHLVWIPKRRKPVLVGEVKQRLYQILTEVTAEKGWFIKALEIAPDHVHMLVEHDPSTAINQIVKALKGRSSRILRKEFPHLLKIPALWTHAYFYDTTGKVSSAVIQDYINDPHHY from the coding sequence ATGAAACCTGTAACTAAGCAATTAGCCAGTAGGGAGTACCGTCATAATAATCACTCAGTTGGGAGTGCAACGGTTCATTTGGTCTGGATACCGAAGCGGCGAAAGCCGGTATTAGTGGGAGAGGTTAAGCAGCGACTCTACCAGATTCTGACTGAAGTTACTGCTGAGAAGGGGTGGTTCATTAAGGCGCTAGAGATTGCACCAGACCACGTACATATGTTGGTAGAACACGACCCAAGTACAGCAATTAACCAAATCGTAAAGGCATTAAAAGGCAGGTCGAGCAGAATTTTACGCAAGGAGTTTCCGCACTTGTTAAAAATCCCCGCTTTGTGGACTCATGCGTACTTTTATGACACTACCGGCAAGGTAAGTAGTGCCGTCATTCAAGACTATATTAACGACCCACATCATTACTAA
- a CDS encoding peptidoglycan-binding protein: MWCEFSNKNISVVATCIIVSGVAVSNTVFAARQRNYTPREFRSVLYGLGYNVRVSEAPLTDAQTKKAISEFQRGYKLGVDGIAGPKTQNHAAEIVKILKYNLNLVANPDPKLTLNQFYGPRTQEVVKKYQEQLELEQSGIADLALRQRLNEQATDNQGQPAPEATPTPTPTSEPTPEPTPSPTATPEVTPTPVIPEVTPTPTPTPEPTPEVTPIPTPTDTPNPTPSPTATPEVTPTPVIPSPTPTPSPDDEEEATPKK; the protein is encoded by the coding sequence ATGTGGTGTGAGTTTAGCAATAAGAATATCAGTGTAGTGGCTACCTGCATAATTGTCAGTGGTGTAGCCGTTTCAAATACAGTTTTTGCCGCTCGTCAGCGTAATTATACTCCACGAGAATTTCGTTCCGTTTTGTACGGATTGGGATACAACGTGAGAGTTTCGGAAGCGCCTTTGACAGATGCTCAAACAAAAAAAGCAATCAGCGAATTTCAGCGAGGATACAAATTAGGAGTTGATGGTATCGCAGGACCAAAAACTCAGAATCATGCAGCCGAAATTGTTAAAATTCTCAAGTACAACTTAAATTTGGTCGCTAATCCTGACCCTAAGTTAACTCTCAATCAATTTTACGGGCCAAGAACGCAAGAAGTAGTTAAGAAGTATCAGGAGCAGTTAGAACTCGAACAAAGTGGAATCGCCGATTTAGCTTTACGACAAAGACTAAATGAGCAAGCAACAGATAACCAAGGGCAACCAGCACCAGAAGCAACACCAACGCCAACCCCGACATCGGAACCGACACCAGAACCGACACCATCACCAACAGCAACTCCAGAAGTTACCCCAACTCCTGTGATACCGGAAGTAACACCAACGCCAACCCCGACACCAGAACCGACACCAGAAGTAACGCCAATACCAACACCAACCGATACACCAAACCCGACACCATCACCAACAGCAACCCCGGAAGTTACTCCAACTCCTGTTATACCCTCGCCAACTCCTACCCCATCGCCTGATGACGAAGAGGAAGCGACACCGAAAAAGTAG
- the rimP gene encoding ribosome maturation factor RimP, with amino-acid sequence MTHPLVPQIVDLATPVAEDLELEVVKVVFHTNQSPPVLRVDIRNPLTDTSLNDCERMSRNLEASLDAASIIPDAYVLEVSSPGIPQQLQTDREFISFKGFPVKICTSSPHQGHSELNGKLVRRDEKSVYLNKKGRVIEIPRSKITYVQLDEERD; translated from the coding sequence ATGACTCATCCTTTAGTTCCCCAAATCGTTGACTTAGCAACACCAGTAGCAGAAGACCTTGAACTAGAGGTCGTTAAAGTGGTTTTTCATACCAATCAAAGCCCGCCAGTATTGCGAGTAGACATCCGCAATCCTCTAACGGATACTAGTTTGAATGATTGCGAGCGTATGAGCCGTAATTTAGAAGCAAGTTTGGATGCAGCTTCAATAATTCCGGATGCCTATGTATTGGAAGTGTCTAGCCCTGGTATTCCCCAGCAATTGCAAACTGACCGGGAATTCATTTCTTTTAAAGGATTCCCGGTTAAAATTTGCACTTCTTCACCCCATCAAGGACACTCCGAATTAAATGGTAAACTGGTTCGCCGAGATGAAAAAAGCGTTTACTTAAATAAAAAGGGTCGCGTAATCGAAATTCCCCGTTCAAAAATTACTTACGTGCAATTAGACGAAGAACGCGATTAA
- a CDS encoding transposase, with protein sequence MTKAKTSSFITEVPLVVDSFLERKLEARFQAARQLYNACLNEALRRLERVRKSTPYLRARELSKTKKKERRELFKQARDGAQFNEYSLHRFATVTAKQSKWIAKNVDSNTQQRLATRAFQAAHKILLGLSSKVRFKVPSRFRSVEGKSNKQGLCWKEEQVQWCGLTLEPIIDWSNRVVTHGLRSKIKYCRLLWRNLNGKKRWFVQLVNEGLPYQKPQNYVTKGVVGLDVNISNVAFVADEQAGLLPFADKVPTYEREIKVLQRKMQRSMRSNNPDNFEPDFDKKVGNRVVTKKGKVLKGRRPWKRTKNYRTLALHKAELERRKASYAKCQNRRLVNEILRHGNEIKTEKVSIKGWQKRYGKAIAAKSPGFFQSEIKRKAENAGGCFLQFSTQTTALSQTHLDGTRIKKISLRASSSRCYRGYNAS encoded by the coding sequence ATGACGAAAGCAAAAACGTCCTCGTTCATCACAGAAGTTCCCTTGGTAGTTGACAGCTTCTTAGAACGTAAGCTTGAAGCGCGTTTTCAAGCAGCACGTCAACTCTACAATGCTTGTCTTAACGAAGCATTAAGAAGACTTGAGCGAGTAAGGAAGTCTACGCCATACCTAAGAGCAAGAGAACTCAGTAAAACTAAGAAAAAGGAGCGACGGGAGCTATTTAAGCAGGCAAGAGATGGCGCTCAATTTAATGAGTATAGTCTCCATCGCTTTGCAACTGTTACCGCCAAACAAAGTAAGTGGATAGCCAAGAACGTTGATTCCAACACGCAACAAAGACTTGCTACTAGAGCATTTCAAGCTGCTCATAAGATACTCTTGGGTCTAAGTAGTAAGGTGCGATTTAAAGTCCCCTCTCGCTTTCGCTCAGTTGAAGGAAAGTCAAACAAACAAGGACTTTGCTGGAAGGAAGAACAAGTACAATGGTGTGGACTTACTTTAGAGCCAATCATTGATTGGAGCAATCGAGTTGTAACTCATGGACTCCGCTCCAAGATAAAATACTGCCGTCTTCTCTGGCGCAACTTAAACGGTAAAAAGCGCTGGTTTGTACAGCTTGTAAACGAAGGTTTACCATATCAAAAGCCACAAAACTACGTAACTAAAGGCGTAGTAGGACTTGACGTTAACATTTCCAATGTAGCCTTTGTGGCTGACGAACAAGCAGGACTCCTACCTTTTGCTGATAAGGTTCCTACCTATGAGCGCGAGATTAAAGTCTTACAGCGTAAAATGCAGCGCTCAATGAGGAGCAACAATCCTGATAATTTTGAGCCTGACTTTGATAAGAAAGTTGGAAACCGAGTCGTCACAAAGAAGGGTAAGGTTCTAAAAGGTAGAAGACCGTGGAAAAGGACAAAGAATTATCGCACACTTGCTCTCCACAAAGCAGAGCTTGAACGACGCAAGGCAAGTTATGCTAAGTGCCAGAACCGTAGGCTTGTAAATGAAATCTTACGGCATGGCAACGAAATCAAAACTGAAAAAGTTAGTATCAAGGGATGGCAGAAGCGTTATGGAAAAGCGATAGCTGCTAAGTCTCCTGGCTTTTTTCAATCAGAAATCAAACGCAAAGCCGAAAATGCTGGCGGTTGTTTTCTCCAGTTTTCTACTCAGACAACAGCACTCTCACAAACCCACCTTGATGGCACTCGCATAAAAAAAATCTCTCTCAGAGCGAGTTCATCGAGATGTTACCGGGGTTACAATGCATCGTGA
- a CDS encoding DUF3365 domain-containing protein produces the protein MLKKLQLKQKFTVLLLIVLILGVSVSGLALSFVLRQNAKRQVTNTALILMETMNSVRNYTSTQINPELQEKLAISFLPQSVPAYSAREVFENLRQKGDYKDFFYKEATLNPTNLRDKADDFETKIIERFQNQKKTEMSGFRSLLSGDIFYIARPLKVTQKSCLQCHSTVDVAPPSMIERYGTAHGFGWKLNEIIGAQVISVPADRVIQKANKSFVVIIGIVSLVFVAVIVLVNIFLNRQVILPLKRITRVAEEVSTGHIDVDFDQVSNDEIGNLARAFKRMKLSLEMAMNRLKSYSNPNQNRE, from the coding sequence ATGTTGAAAAAATTACAACTCAAACAAAAATTTACAGTTTTACTGCTGATAGTCTTGATTCTTGGTGTTAGCGTAAGCGGATTAGCTCTATCTTTTGTGCTTAGACAAAATGCTAAACGGCAGGTTACGAATACGGCTTTAATTTTGATGGAAACGATGAATTCGGTTCGTAATTACACGAGTACTCAAATCAATCCAGAGTTGCAAGAGAAATTAGCAATAAGTTTTTTACCTCAAAGCGTACCTGCTTATTCAGCTAGAGAGGTATTTGAAAATCTTCGGCAAAAAGGAGACTATAAAGACTTTTTTTATAAAGAAGCAACACTTAATCCAACTAATCTTCGAGATAAAGCTGATGATTTTGAAACCAAGATTATAGAACGTTTCCAGAATCAGAAAAAAACAGAAATGAGCGGTTTTCGTTCGCTTCTGAGTGGAGATATTTTCTATATTGCTCGTCCTTTAAAAGTAACGCAAAAGAGTTGTTTGCAGTGTCATAGTACAGTTGATGTCGCGCCTCCAAGCATGATTGAGCGTTACGGTACTGCTCATGGATTTGGGTGGAAACTCAATGAAATAATCGGCGCTCAAGTGATTTCAGTACCAGCTGATAGAGTTATTCAAAAAGCGAATAAATCATTTGTAGTAATTATTGGTATTGTATCTCTTGTTTTTGTAGCAGTTATTGTCTTAGTCAATATATTCTTGAATAGACAAGTTATACTTCCGCTCAAACGTATTACCCGCGTGGCAGAAGAAGTTAGCACCGGACATATAGACGTTGATTTTGACCAAGTATCTAATGACGAAATTGGTAATCTTGCCAGAGCATTCAAAAGGATGAAATTAAGTTTAGAAATGGCAATGAATAGACTTAAAAGTTATAGTAATCCTAATCAGAATAGGGAATAA
- a CDS encoding YlxR family protein translates to MKPNWRRCISCRKVSLKSEFWRIVRVFPSGKVQLDRGMGRSAYICPNSTCLSLAQKKNKLGRALRAPVPEMLYKTLWQQLTIK, encoded by the coding sequence ATGAAACCAAATTGGAGGCGTTGTATTAGTTGTCGAAAAGTCAGTTTAAAAAGTGAGTTTTGGCGGATTGTCCGCGTCTTTCCTTCAGGAAAGGTACAATTAGATCGGGGTATGGGGCGTTCTGCCTATATTTGTCCGAATTCAACTTGCCTTAGCCTTGCTCAAAAAAAAAATAAACTAGGACGGGCATTACGTGCACCAGTTCCAGAAATGCTGTATAAGACACTGTGGCAGCAATTAACAATCAAGTAA
- a CDS encoding serine/threonine-protein kinase, whose amino-acid sequence MVWQRGKKLFGDRYIIENILGEGGMGITYLAKKQSGELRVIKTLREDILEHPAWKPYENKILQDFRDEAVRLAVCRHPHIVEIKTIFDQENLPCMAMEYIEGTDLGKYLRRMGVLSEAEALLYIHQIGDALEVIHRRGLLHRDIKPGNIIIRQGKSEAVLIDFGIAREFIPNEVQKHTVYRTPGFAPPEQYQISALRGEFIDVYALAATLYTIITGIIPPAAEDRGKNTLLKPPQDLNPHISDRTNQAIMRGMALNSKYRPQSVQEWLQLLEKPTHENKILATVPPTQIVTSPRPSLLLYRWKCVNTLEADTSMVHAVTISPDGKIFASGSDKTIKLWDLESGKQLRQLGGWFSSHSGIVDSLAFSGDGEVIVSGSWDETIKLWSVSTGRQIRTLKGHNSSVNTLAFSPDNQLLASGSLDCTIKLWHIITGREVGNLTGHSASINAVAWSPDGQFLASASADCTIKIWQATGREIHTLYGHSLFVNSIAYSQDGTMLVSGSSDNTIKVWQASTGEEIRTLKGHSNAVWTVALSPDRQFIVSGSWDKTIKIWLLSTGKEICTLKGHSNYVRSVDISHNGQTLVSGSDDYTIKIWQQH is encoded by the coding sequence ATGGTTTGGCAGCGGGGAAAAAAGTTATTTGGCGATCGCTACATAATTGAAAATATTCTCGGTGAAGGCGGAATGGGTATAACCTATCTTGCTAAAAAACAAAGTGGCGAATTGCGAGTTATCAAAACTCTTCGAGAAGATATTCTTGAACATCCTGCTTGGAAACCATATGAGAATAAAATATTACAAGACTTTCGCGATGAAGCCGTAAGATTAGCTGTATGTCGCCACCCTCATATAGTTGAAATCAAAACAATTTTCGATCAAGAAAATTTGCCTTGTATGGCGATGGAATACATAGAAGGCACAGATTTAGGCAAATATTTACGGCGAATGGGGGTATTATCTGAAGCAGAAGCGCTACTATACATTCACCAAATTGGCGATGCTTTGGAAGTAATTCATCGTCGAGGTTTGCTGCATCGAGATATCAAGCCTGGTAACATTATTATTCGCCAAGGAAAATCGGAAGCGGTATTAATTGACTTTGGTATAGCTAGGGAATTTATTCCCAACGAAGTGCAAAAACATACAGTTTATCGCACTCCCGGTTTTGCACCACCAGAACAATACCAAATTTCAGCACTACGGGGAGAGTTTATTGATGTTTACGCTTTGGCAGCTACTTTGTATACCATTATTACGGGAATTATTCCTCCAGCTGCGGAAGATAGAGGTAAAAACACTTTACTAAAACCACCACAAGATTTAAATCCCCATATCAGCGATAGAACAAATCAAGCAATAATGCGCGGAATGGCGCTAAATTCTAAATATCGTCCGCAATCAGTACAGGAGTGGTTGCAGTTACTCGAAAAACCAACCCATGAAAATAAAATATTAGCAACAGTACCTCCAACGCAAATTGTTACCTCTCCCCGTCCATCCTTACTTCTCTACCGATGGAAATGCGTAAATACCCTTGAAGCAGATACCAGCATGGTTCATGCAGTTACTATCAGTCCCGACGGTAAAATTTTTGCTAGTGGCAGCGATAAAACTATCAAATTATGGGATTTGGAAAGCGGAAAACAGTTGCGTCAGCTAGGAGGTTGGTTTTCTTCACATTCAGGCATAGTTGATAGCCTTGCATTTAGTGGCGATGGAGAAGTTATTGTTAGTGGTAGTTGGGATGAGACAATCAAATTATGGTCTGTAAGTACGGGTAGACAAATTCGGACTTTAAAAGGTCACAATAGCTCTGTAAATACCCTTGCTTTTAGCCCAGACAATCAACTTCTAGCAAGCGGTAGCCTTGATTGTACAATCAAACTCTGGCACATAATAACCGGGCGAGAAGTTGGCAATTTGACAGGACATTCCGCTTCAATTAACGCGGTTGCATGGAGTCCAGACGGACAGTTTTTAGCTAGTGCTAGTGCTGATTGCACGATCAAAATATGGCAAGCTACGGGTAGAGAAATTCACACTTTGTATGGTCATTCTTTATTCGTTAACTCCATCGCCTACAGTCAAGATGGGACAATGTTAGTCAGTGGCAGTTCTGATAATACTATTAAGGTGTGGCAAGCGAGTACGGGTGAAGAAATTCGTACTTTGAAAGGTCACTCTAATGCGGTTTGGACGGTGGCATTAAGTCCAGATAGACAATTTATTGTTAGCGGTAGTTGGGATAAAACAATCAAAATTTGGCTTCTGAGTACGGGTAAAGAAATTTGTACTTTAAAAGGTCACTCTAATTACGTTCGCTCAGTTGACATAAGTCACAACGGACAGACTTTAGTTAGCGGTAGTGATGACTATACTATTAAGATTTGGCAGCAGCATTAG